A single genomic interval of Cupriavidus necator harbors:
- a CDS encoding branched-chain amino acid ABC transporter substrate-binding protein yields the protein MRKKHTAVAAAIAAAATGMVLTAAPAQAKDVVKIAFVGPLTGGVSSIGLGGRNSADLAVRLRNADPKARYTYELVVQDDECRPNVGVQVATKIAADKSIVAGVTHFCSAVAMGTVGVYSRFGMPAVVWGAVLPEVTYGNKFKEIHRVNGTMINQSEVAAKFMTGLGYKKWAIIHDTTDYGKGHNKYFSEFLKKDGGTIVGTFGVTADQQDFTTELTKIRELKPDVVYFGGLTPLGVRIRTQMDKLGIKAQFEGTSGIKSDAYIEGVGKSLSEGSLAFIEGAPVEKLAGGQFFMERYTQQKYGEPPEAYGPFAFAAANLIIDAVEKVGPDRKKVRDVLNGTRDVNTIIGKVTFDDHGQNVVPLITKYVVEDGKWVIWEDSTYGKGKKKLTGL from the coding sequence GTGCGCAAGAAACACACTGCAGTAGCCGCCGCCATCGCAGCCGCAGCGACCGGAATGGTCCTGACGGCAGCACCGGCGCAGGCCAAGGATGTCGTCAAGATTGCCTTTGTCGGTCCGCTGACCGGTGGCGTGTCGTCGATCGGCCTGGGCGGACGCAATTCCGCGGACCTGGCCGTGCGCTTGCGCAATGCGGACCCGAAGGCCAGGTACACCTATGAACTGGTGGTGCAGGACGACGAGTGCCGGCCGAACGTCGGCGTGCAGGTGGCGACCAAGATCGCGGCGGACAAGTCCATCGTTGCCGGCGTGACGCACTTCTGCTCTGCCGTGGCCATGGGCACAGTGGGCGTCTACAGCCGCTTCGGCATGCCCGCCGTGGTGTGGGGCGCCGTGCTGCCCGAGGTCACCTATGGCAACAAGTTCAAGGAGATCCATCGCGTCAACGGCACGATGATCAACCAGAGCGAAGTGGCGGCCAAATTCATGACCGGGCTGGGCTACAAGAAGTGGGCGATCATCCATGACACCACCGACTACGGCAAGGGCCACAACAAGTATTTCAGCGAGTTCCTGAAGAAGGACGGCGGCACCATCGTCGGCACGTTCGGCGTGACAGCCGATCAGCAAGATTTCACCACGGAGCTGACCAAGATCCGCGAACTGAAGCCCGACGTGGTGTATTTTGGCGGCCTCACGCCGCTGGGCGTGCGCATCCGCACGCAGATGGACAAGCTCGGCATCAAGGCTCAGTTCGAGGGCACGTCGGGCATCAAGTCCGATGCCTATATCGAAGGCGTGGGCAAATCGCTGTCGGAGGGTTCGCTGGCGTTCATCGAAGGCGCGCCGGTAGAGAAGCTGGCGGGCGGCCAGTTCTTCATGGAACGCTACACGCAGCAGAAATACGGTGAACCGCCGGAAGCGTACGGCCCGTTTGCGTTTGCCGCGGCCAACCTGATCATCGACGCCGTGGAAAAGGTGGGCCCGGACCGCAAGAAGGTGCGTGATGTGCTGAACGGCACCAGGGACGTGAACACCATCATCGGCAAGGTCACCTTCGACGACCACGGCCAGAACGTGGTGCCGCTGATCACCAAGTATGTGGTGGAAGACGGCAAGTGGGTGATCTGGGAAGACAGCACCTACGGCAAGGGCAAGAAGAAGCTGACCGGCCTGTAA
- a CDS encoding branched-chain amino acid ABC transporter permease — translation MSVLGQYVFNGLMLGMIYAMVAVGFTLFFGVLDVIKFSHGDVLMVGAFAGLAASAGVVAMHVDSPWLQLLAIVVCAVTVTGLLGAGIARVLILPLRRAPPLNTLLATLMLGTVLREAVRLFYPDGSNPKPFPALLPAGEFTIGALSIRADNLILLAAGVAIILGVHLLITRTRFGMAIRAVAQDGETARLMGINFEVVVLVTFALGSAMAALAGVMNGLYYNEINFNVGLLLGVIGFAAAILGGLGNIYGAILGGFLFAALQVLGSAMLPALVPDIPSAYKDVFAFAVVIVLMAWKPTGLIAEKASERV, via the coding sequence ATGAGTGTATTAGGGCAGTACGTCTTTAACGGGCTGATGCTCGGGATGATCTACGCAATGGTGGCGGTAGGCTTCACGCTGTTCTTCGGCGTGCTCGACGTGATCAAGTTTTCTCATGGCGATGTGCTGATGGTGGGTGCGTTTGCCGGGCTGGCGGCATCAGCCGGCGTGGTGGCGATGCATGTGGATTCCCCGTGGCTGCAGCTGCTGGCCATCGTGGTGTGCGCGGTGACGGTGACCGGCCTGCTGGGCGCCGGCATCGCCCGCGTCCTGATCCTGCCGCTGCGCCGTGCGCCGCCGCTGAACACATTGCTGGCCACGCTGATGCTGGGCACGGTGCTGCGTGAGGCGGTCCGGCTGTTCTACCCGGACGGCTCGAACCCGAAGCCATTTCCCGCGCTGCTGCCCGCTGGCGAGTTCACCATCGGCGCGCTCTCCATCCGCGCGGACAACCTGATCCTGCTGGCCGCCGGCGTGGCCATCATCCTCGGCGTGCATCTGCTGATCACCCGCACGCGCTTTGGCATGGCCATTCGTGCCGTGGCCCAGGATGGCGAAACGGCCCGGCTGATGGGCATCAACTTCGAGGTGGTGGTACTGGTCACGTTTGCGCTGGGGTCCGCCATGGCGGCACTGGCGGGCGTGATGAACGGCCTCTACTACAACGAGATCAACTTCAACGTCGGGCTGCTGTTGGGGGTGATCGGCTTTGCCGCTGCCATCCTTGGCGGGCTAGGCAATATCTACGGCGCCATCCTCGGCGGCTTCCTGTTTGCGGCGCTGCAGGTACTGGGCAGTGCCATGCTGCCGGCCCTGGTGCCCGACATCCCGAGCGCCTACAAGGACGTATTCGCCTTTGCCGTGGTCATCGTGCTGATGGCCTGGAAGCCGACCGGACTCATCGCGGAGAAAGCCAGTGAACGTGTCTGA